The following proteins are co-located in the Citrobacter freundii ATCC 8090 = MTCC 1658 = NBRC 12681 genome:
- the menD gene encoding 2-succinyl-5-enolpyruvyl-6-hydroxy-3-cyclohexene-1-carboxylic-acid synthase, which translates to MSVSAFNRRWAAVILEALTRHGVRHVCIAPGSRSTPLTLAAAENPAFIHHTHFDERGLGHLALGLAKVSRQPVAVIVTSGTAVANLYPALIEAGLTGEKLILLTADRPPELIDCGANQAIRQAGMFASHPSQTLSLPRPTQDIPASWLVSTIDNALATLHSGAVHINCPFAEPLYGDMDETGIAWQQRLGDWWQDDKPWLREARRLESDKQRDWFFWRQKRGVVIAGRMSAEEGKKVAQWAQTLGWPLIGDVLSQTGQPLPCADLWLGNAKAVAELQQAQIVVQLGSSLTGKRLLQWQASCDPQEYWIVDNIEGRLDPAHHRGRRLVAKVGDWLELHPAEKRQPWYVEIPRLAQLAWQAVEARREAFGEAQLAHRIHEYLPEQGQLFVGNSLVVRLIDALSQLPAGYPVYSNRGASGIDGLLSTAAGVQRASAKSTLAIVGDLSALYDLNALALLRQVSAPFVLIVVNNNGGQIFSLLPTPASERERFYLMPQNVHFEHAAAMFNLKYERPENWEQLESALTNAWRTPAATVIELVVNETDGAQTLQQLLAKVSHL; encoded by the coding sequence ATGTCAGTAAGCGCATTTAACCGACGCTGGGCGGCGGTCATTCTGGAAGCACTCACTCGCCACGGCGTCAGGCATGTCTGCATTGCCCCTGGCTCTCGTTCTACACCGTTGACGCTGGCGGCAGCGGAAAACCCCGCATTCATCCATCACACCCATTTTGACGAGCGTGGTCTTGGGCATCTGGCCTTAGGTCTGGCAAAAGTTAGCCGTCAGCCTGTCGCCGTGATTGTGACGTCCGGTACCGCGGTGGCGAATTTATATCCCGCGTTGATTGAAGCGGGCCTGACCGGTGAAAAACTAATTTTACTTACGGCAGACCGACCGCCAGAGCTTATCGACTGTGGTGCGAACCAGGCGATTCGTCAGGCCGGAATGTTTGCCTCGCATCCATCGCAAACGCTCTCTTTACCGCGTCCCACTCAGGACATTCCGGCAAGCTGGCTGGTGTCCACTATTGATAATGCGTTAGCAACCCTGCATAGCGGGGCGGTTCATATCAATTGCCCGTTTGCGGAACCGCTGTATGGCGATATGGACGAAACGGGGATTGCCTGGCAGCAGCGCCTCGGCGACTGGTGGCAGGACGATAAACCCTGGCTGCGAGAAGCGCGTCGGCTGGAAAGCGACAAACAGCGCGACTGGTTTTTCTGGCGACAAAAACGCGGCGTAGTCATTGCGGGCCGCATGAGCGCTGAAGAAGGTAAGAAAGTTGCGCAGTGGGCGCAGACGTTAGGCTGGCCGCTGATTGGTGATGTTCTGTCGCAAACCGGACAACCGCTGCCGTGCGCCGACCTGTGGCTGGGAAATGCGAAAGCGGTAGCTGAGTTACAGCAGGCGCAGATTGTGGTGCAGCTTGGCAGCAGCCTGACCGGAAAACGACTCCTGCAATGGCAGGCCAGTTGCGATCCGCAGGAATACTGGATTGTCGATAATATCGAAGGCCGCCTCGATCCGGCTCACCATCGTGGCCGCAGGCTGGTGGCGAAAGTTGGCGACTGGCTGGAGCTGCATCCGGCGGAGAAACGTCAGCCCTGGTACGTGGAAATCCCTCGCCTGGCACAACTGGCCTGGCAGGCGGTAGAAGCCCGTCGTGAGGCGTTCGGTGAAGCGCAATTAGCCCACCGTATTCACGAATACTTGCCGGAGCAGGGGCAGCTGTTCGTGGGTAACAGTCTGGTGGTACGCCTGATTGATGCGCTGTCGCAGCTTCCGGCTGGTTACCCGGTCTATAGCAACCGTGGCGCGAGCGGTATTGACGGTCTGCTGTCAACGGCAGCAGGTGTACAGCGTGCCAGCGCGAAATCGACGCTGGCGATTGTTGGCGATTTATCTGCATTGTATGACCTGAATGCGCTGGCGTTATTGCGCCAGGTTTCTGCACCGTTTGTCCTGATAGTGGTCAACAATAACGGCGGACAGATTTTTTCTCTGCTGCCGACGCCAGCCAGCGAACGCGAACGGTTCTATCTGATGCCGCAGAACGTACATTTCGAGCATGCTGCCGCCATGTTTAACCTTAAATACGAGCGCCCGGAAAACTGGGAGCAGCTGGAGAGCGCGTTGACTAACGCCTGGCGTACTCCTGCGGCCACGGTGATTGAGCTGGTGGTGAATGAAACTGACGGGGCGCAAACCTTGCAGCAACTGCTGGCGAAGGTAAGTCATCTATGA